A stretch of DNA from Streptococcus sp. NPS 308:
TTTCTGAAAACGCTGAATTTGGGGAAGGTTTAATTGAGGAGTATTTTGAGCAAACAATGCTGCGAACAGAATATTCGACAAATGATCTACTACTATTGTACTTGTATTTTTTATCTTTAGCGGTTAATGCAGAACGAGATGAAATAACTTTAAAAAAAGTTTGTCTAAATATTGTATCTCAAACAAATTATGATGATACAAACTATATTCACTTGCTTCAAAGGGTGCTAATAGGTTTAGTCCTTTATCAGCTTGACATCGATTATCATGAATTTATACCTGAAATATTGAGCATTTTAAGAGAAATTATGATTGACATCGAAGATACTAGTTTAAAACCAACTGTAGACTTCATTGAAGCAAAATATTACTTATACGGAGAAAAAGATAAAGAAAAAGCCCTACAATACTATGAAAAAGCTATTAACGGAGCAGAATTTTTGAATGACATGAATT
This window harbors:
- a CDS encoding helix-turn-helix domain-containing protein, with the protein product MSNLEIGKRIRTLRTEKGLSREAFCGDEKELTVRQLGRIEIGNNLPSLAKLDYIAKVLGVSISQLIDEGLLIVPKEYLKLKTKLIRQSIHGDEEKIRQREEIFEEIQERFYDQLPEDEQVAVEVLQAIDDVYVSENAEFGEGLIEEYFEQTMLRTEYSTNDLLLLYLYFLSLAVNAERDEITLKKVCLNIVSQTNYDDTNYIHLLQRVLIGLVLYQLDIDYHEFIPEILSILREIMIDIEDTSLKPTVDFIEAKYYLYGEKDKEKALQYYEKAINGAEFLNDMNFKNRVIEEKNKDFS